In one Ananas comosus cultivar F153 linkage group 12, ASM154086v1, whole genome shotgun sequence genomic region, the following are encoded:
- the LOC109718960 gene encoding protein arginine N-methyltransferase PRMT10 isoform X2, protein MATQENGSGADAPPSRSSSSSAAAAAAAGVDKGVDFANYFCTYAYLYHQKEMLCDRVRMDAYYNAVFRNKHHFRNKVVLDVGTGSGILAIWSAQAGARKVYAVEATKMAEHARELAKANGVDDVVEVIEGSMEEVTLPEKVDVIISEWMGYFLLRESMFDSVICARDRWLRPDGAMYPSHARMWVAPIRSGLGDQKIDDFEREMNEWHNFVDETEAHYGVNMNALTKAYRAEHEKYYLKIVGTAAVIKEIDCLTATVDEIRSVMAQVTMPIIMDRARVSAFAGWFDVHFRGSTQNPAMHEIELTTAPSEDFGTHWGQQVFLLHPPIRANEGDKIIMSFTMSRSKENHRLMNVEFTCELEQSSGKRLSPVTSKVFIE, encoded by the exons ATGGCGACTCAGGAGAACGGGAGCGGCGCCGATGCTCCTCCGAGCAggtcttcctcctcctccgccgccgccgccgccgccgccggcgtcGACAAGGGCGTCGACTTCGCCAACTACTTCTGCACCTACGCCTACCTCTACCACCAGAAGGAGATGCTCTGCGACCGCGTCCGCATGGACGCCTACTACAACGCCGTGTTCCGCAACAAGCACCACTTCCGCAACAAG GTCGTGCTGGATGTGGGCACGGGGAGTGGCATTCTCGCAATTTGGAGCGCGCAAGCCGGGGCGAGGAAGGTGTACGCGGTGGAGGCCACGAAGATGGCCGAGCACGCGCGGGAGCTCGCGAAGGCGAACGGCGTGGACGATGTCGTCGAGGTGATCGAGGGGTCGATGGAGGAGGTCACTTTGCCGGAGAAAG TTGATGTTATAATATCGGAGTGGATGGGTTATTTTCTCTTGAGGGAGTCGATGTTTGATTCGGTGATATGTGCTCGCGACCGATGGCTGAGACCGGATGGAGCAAT GTATCCTAGTCATGCTCGGATGTGGGTCGCACCTATAAGATCTGGTCTGGGCGATCAGAAAATCGATGATTTTGAACGTGAGATGAATGAGTGGCATAACTTTGTTGACGAGACCGAAGCTCATTATGGTGTCAATATGAATGCTCTGACAAAGGCCTACCGTGCAGAACATGAAAAATACTATTTGAAG ATTGTAGGAACTGCTGCTGTTATTAAAGAAATCGATTGTTTAACAGCTACAGTAGATGAAATCCGCAGTGTTATGGCACAGGTCACCATGCCTATTATTATGGACAGGGCAAGAGTGTCCGCATTCGCTGGGTGGTTTGATGTTCATTTCCGA GGTAGCACGCAGAACCCAGCGATGCATGAAATTGAGTTGACTACTGCTCCGAGTGAGGATTTCGGGACTCATTGGGGTCAGCAG GTATTTTTGCTGCATCCTCCTATTAGAGCTAATGAAGGGGATAAAATTATCATGTCCTTCACAATGAGCCGATCCAAGGAAAATCATCGGTTGATGAATGTCGAATTCACCTGTGAATTGGAGCAGTCATCTGGCAAGCGGCTCTCGCCTGTCACTTCCAAGGTTTTCATTGAGTAG
- the LOC109718960 gene encoding protein arginine N-methyltransferase PRMT10 isoform X1, with protein sequence MATQENGSGADAPPSRSSSSSAAAAAAAGVDKGVDFANYFCTYAYLYHQKEMLCDRVRMDAYYNAVFRNKHHFRNKVVLDVGTGSGILAIWSAQAGARKVYAVEATKMAEHARELAKANGVDDVVEVIEGSMEEVTLPEKVDVIISEWMGYFLLRESMFDSVICARDRWLRPDGAMYPSHARMWVAPIRSGLGDQKIDDFEREMNEWHNFVDETEAHYGVNMNALTKAYRAEHEKYYLKTSMWSNVHPNQIVGTAAVIKEIDCLTATVDEIRSVMAQVTMPIIMDRARVSAFAGWFDVHFRGSTQNPAMHEIELTTAPSEDFGTHWGQQVFLLHPPIRANEGDKIIMSFTMSRSKENHRLMNVEFTCELEQSSGKRLSPVTSKVFIE encoded by the exons ATGGCGACTCAGGAGAACGGGAGCGGCGCCGATGCTCCTCCGAGCAggtcttcctcctcctccgccgccgccgccgccgccgccggcgtcGACAAGGGCGTCGACTTCGCCAACTACTTCTGCACCTACGCCTACCTCTACCACCAGAAGGAGATGCTCTGCGACCGCGTCCGCATGGACGCCTACTACAACGCCGTGTTCCGCAACAAGCACCACTTCCGCAACAAG GTCGTGCTGGATGTGGGCACGGGGAGTGGCATTCTCGCAATTTGGAGCGCGCAAGCCGGGGCGAGGAAGGTGTACGCGGTGGAGGCCACGAAGATGGCCGAGCACGCGCGGGAGCTCGCGAAGGCGAACGGCGTGGACGATGTCGTCGAGGTGATCGAGGGGTCGATGGAGGAGGTCACTTTGCCGGAGAAAG TTGATGTTATAATATCGGAGTGGATGGGTTATTTTCTCTTGAGGGAGTCGATGTTTGATTCGGTGATATGTGCTCGCGACCGATGGCTGAGACCGGATGGAGCAAT GTATCCTAGTCATGCTCGGATGTGGGTCGCACCTATAAGATCTGGTCTGGGCGATCAGAAAATCGATGATTTTGAACGTGAGATGAATGAGTGGCATAACTTTGTTGACGAGACCGAAGCTCATTATGGTGTCAATATGAATGCTCTGACAAAGGCCTACCGTGCAGAACATGAAAAATACTATTTGAAG ACATCAATGTGGAGTAACGTTCATCCAAATCAGATTGTAGGAACTGCTGCTGTTATTAAAGAAATCGATTGTTTAACAGCTACAGTAGATGAAATCCGCAGTGTTATGGCACAGGTCACCATGCCTATTATTATGGACAGGGCAAGAGTGTCCGCATTCGCTGGGTGGTTTGATGTTCATTTCCGA GGTAGCACGCAGAACCCAGCGATGCATGAAATTGAGTTGACTACTGCTCCGAGTGAGGATTTCGGGACTCATTGGGGTCAGCAG GTATTTTTGCTGCATCCTCCTATTAGAGCTAATGAAGGGGATAAAATTATCATGTCCTTCACAATGAGCCGATCCAAGGAAAATCATCGGTTGATGAATGTCGAATTCACCTGTGAATTGGAGCAGTCATCTGGCAAGCGGCTCTCGCCTGTCACTTCCAAGGTTTTCATTGAGTAG
- the LOC109718446 gene encoding uncharacterized protein LOC109718446 isoform X1, translated as MHRSSSAARTSDEYSSPAAAAAAAAAKGGGGGGSFAVSDQLPTYDPRSHAGRKEAARARFAEDAVHAIPVVLVLCAFLLWLSSDPEVVMVNKDHPVVARIKNMTNN; from the exons ATGCACCGCTCCTCGAGCGCCGCGCGCACGTCCGACGAGTactcctcccccgccgccgccgccgcggcggcggcggcgaagggcggcggaggcggcgggtCCTTCGCGGTGTCAGATCAACTCCCCACCTACGATCCCCGATCCCACGCGGGGAGGAAGGAGGCGGCGCGCGCGAGGTTCGCCGAGGACGCCGTCCACGCCATCCCCGTCGTCCTCGTCCTCTGCGCCTTCCTCCTCTGGCTCTCCTCCGACCCCG AAGTTGTTATGGTGAATAAAGATCATCCTGTTGTTGCCAGAATCAAGAATATGACGAACAATTGA
- the LOC109718446 gene encoding uncharacterized protein LOC109718446 isoform X2 — protein sequence MHRSSSAARTSDEYSSPAAAAAAAAAKGGGGGGSFAVSDQLPTYDPRSHAGRKEAARARFAEDAVHAIPVVLVLCAFLLWLSSDPESRI from the exons ATGCACCGCTCCTCGAGCGCCGCGCGCACGTCCGACGAGTactcctcccccgccgccgccgccgcggcggcggcggcgaagggcggcggaggcggcgggtCCTTCGCGGTGTCAGATCAACTCCCCACCTACGATCCCCGATCCCACGCGGGGAGGAAGGAGGCGGCGCGCGCGAGGTTCGCCGAGGACGCCGTCCACGCCATCCCCGTCGTCCTCGTCCTCTGCGCCTTCCTCCTCTGGCTCTCCTCCGACCCCG AATCAAGAATATGA
- the LOC109718445 gene encoding protein PGR-like has translation MDPLAIRFLVSLLASSAIAARSFRRRSVDLSGVLVGIPVMVIHMTAGYRFAALLLVFFFTSSKLTRVGEERKRAIDVEFKEGGQRNWVQVLANSGIATVLVVIVAFLTGGQDRCLDTKESNYVTGLIGGIIGHYACCNGDTWSSELGILSRGQPRLITNFKKVRKGTNGAVTVDGFLAAAAAGFVIGLTFVLVGFLTSECAPKIARRQLLVVPIAAAAGLCGSLIDSLLGATLQFSGYCTLRKKVVANPGPTVSKISGRNILDNHGVNVVSVLLTTLLTAIACLYIF, from the exons ATGGATCCCCTCGCGATCCGCTTCCTCGTCTccctcctcgcctcctccgCGATCGCCGCTCGATCCTTCCGCCGCAGATCCGTGGATCTGTCGGGCGTTCTCGTCGGGATCCCGGTCATGGTGATCCACATGACCGCGGGCTATAG GTTCGCGGCGCTTCTTCTGGTGTTCTTCTTCACGTCGTCGAAGCTCACGAGGGTCGGGGAGGAGCGGAAGCGCGCCATTGATGTGGAGTTCAAGGAAGGGGGGCAGAGAAATTG GGTACAAGTTCTAGCAAATAGTGGTATCGCTACAGTTTTGGTAGTTATAGTAGCATTCTTAACTGGGGGACAAGATAGGTGCTTGGATACAAAAGAGTCAAATTATGTAACTGGACTAATTGGTGGTATTATCGGACATTATGCTTGCTGCAATGGAGATACTTGGTCTTCGGAACTTGGAATACTTAGCAGAGGTCAACCGCGGCTGATCACAAACTTCAAG AAAGTTAGAAAGGGCACAAACGGTGCAGTAACTGTTGATGGGTTTCTAGCAGCAGCTGCAGCGGGCTTTGTCATTGGGCTCACTTTCGTCCTAGTTGGATTCCTCACCTCTGAATGTGCTCCTAAGATAGCTCGGAGGCAGTTGCTTGTTGTACCGATTGCTGCAGCAGCTGGGCTGTGCGGAAGCTTGATTGATTCCTTGTTGGGTGCAACACTGCAATTCAGTGGATATTGCACTTTGCGAAAAAAG GTGGTTGCAAACCCAGGTCCAACTGTTAGCAAGATCTCAGGAAGGAACATTCTAGACAACCATGGGGTCAATGTCGTCTCCGTGCTATTAACAACACTTCTTACAGCGATCGCGTGCTTGTACATCTTCTAA